Proteins encoded together in one Mugil cephalus isolate CIBA_MC_2020 chromosome 16, CIBA_Mcephalus_1.1, whole genome shotgun sequence window:
- the LOC125022551 gene encoding urotensin-2 receptor, with protein sequence MNNKSLNLNASPPRVSGSVDHELVITSTFGTLLSVVYIIGVSGNVYTLVVMCHSIRFATSMYISIINLALADLLYLSTIPFVVSTYFLKDWYFGDVGCRILLSLDLLTMHASIFTLTVMCTERYLAVTQPLDTVRRSKSYRKALAWGVWLLSLVLTLPMMIMVTQTTKNTPDGGVKRMCAPTWAPLAYKVYVTVLFGTSIMAPGLVIGYLYVKLARTYLESQRNSVISKGGKRSPKQKVLIMIFTIVLVFWACFLPFWIWQLLPLYHTKPLSLASQTHTCINYLVASLTYSNSCINPFLYTLLTKNYREYLKNRHRSFYRYTSSFKQRPPSLYSWGKSASSSNQFEFNSETLVMGALK encoded by the coding sequence ATGAATAACAAGTCTTTGAACCTGAACGCGAGTCCCCCGCGGGTCTCCGGGAGCGTGGACCACGAGCTCGTCATCACCTCCACTTTCGGGACGCTCCTCTCCGTCGTCTATATTATCGGAGTGTCCGGGAATGTGTACACGCTGGTGGTGATGTGTCACTCCATCCGCTTCGCCACTTCCATGTACATCTCCATCATCAACCTGGCTCTGGCGGACCTGCTCTACCTCTCCACCATCCCGTTCGTCGTGTCTACCTACTTCCTAAAGGACTGGTACTTCGGGGACGTCGGGTGCCGCATCCTGCTCAGTCTGGACCTCCTCACCATGCACGCCAGCATCTTCACTCTCACGGTCATGTGCACGGAGCGCTACCTGGCCGTCACCCAGCCGCTGGACACGGTGAGGCGCTCCAAGAGTTACCGCAAAGCCCTGGCGTGGGGGGTATGGCTGCTCTCTTTGGTGCTCACTTTGCCCATGATGATAATGGTCACTCAGACCACCAAGAACACACCGGATGGGGGCGTAAAGAGGATGTGCGCGCCCACCTGGGCACCCCTGGCTTACAAAGTGTACGTGACCGTCCTATTTGGCACCAGCATCATGGCCCCGGGGCTCGTCATCGGTTACCTGTACGTCAAGTTGGCCCGCACGTACTTAGAGTCCCAGCGCAACTCCGTGATCAGCAAAGGGGGCAAGCGTTCGCCGAAGCAGAAAGTTCTGATCATGATTTTCACCATCGTGCTGGTGTTCTGGGCGTGCTTCCTTCCCTTCTGGATTTGGCAGCTGCTGCCCCTGTACCACACCAAGCCGCTGAGCTTGGCCTCGCAGACGCACACCTGCATCAACTACCTGGTGGCGAGTCTCACGTACAGCAACAGCTGCATCAACCCGTTCCTCTACACGCTCCTCACCAAGAACTACAGGGAGTACCTAAAGAACAGGCACAGGAGCTTCTACAGGTACACGTCCTCGTTTAAGCAGCGGCCGCCCAGCCTCTACTCCTGGGGGAAGTCTGCGTCCTCCAGCAATCAGTTCGAGTTCAACTCAGAGACGCTGGTCATGGGGGCACTCAAGTGA